Genomic DNA from Phaeobacter porticola:
TCCGGCAGATCCGCAGCCAGCGCGCCGGTTGCAAATACCGACAGCCCGATGGTCGCCGCCGTTGCCAGTTGAACCGCCTGTTTCTGAGCTTTCTGTGTCATCTTCATTCTCCCCCTTGGTGATTGCGTTGTTCTCATTCCCTGTCGTCAGCTGCCCGCTTACCCTACCTTCTTAGGCTGCGTTACCGCCGCACCGCCTGCGCAGACCGGGCAATCCGGTTGCGCGCGCAGGCTGATCTTGCGGCTGTCTGAATATAACCCGTCGTAGATCAACATCTCGCCGCGCAGAACTGCCCCAGCGCCACTGATTTCCTTGACCGCCTCTAGCGCCATCATAGCGCCAATCACGCCGGGCAATGGACCAACAACGCCTGCCTCGGAACAACTGGGCGCCAGTCCGGGCGCTGGCACCTCGGGAAATATACATTGATAGCAGGGACCATCAACAGCCGGATGAAACAGGGAAATCTGCCCCTCCCATTGCGATAAAGCGCCTGATATCAAAGGCTTGCCCAAGGCCACAGCAATGCGGTTGGCCAGATAGCGGGTGTCGAAATTGTCGCTGCCATCCAGAATTAAGTCATACTCAGCAAAGAGATCCGCAGCGATGTCGTCGGTCAGGCGACGATGATAGGGCCGTACCGTGACATAGGGATTTTGCGCCTCCATAGCCGATTTGGCCGAAAACACCTTGGGCCGCCCGATATCGTCATCCCGGTGAATGACCTGGCGCTGAAGATTGGCATTCTCAACCGCGTCATCGTCAATCACCCCGATGGTGCCAACACCCGCCGCCGCCAGATATTGCAACGCAGGCGCACCAAGCCCGCCGGCGCCGATCACAAGAACCCGCGCCCTGCGCAGTTTTTTCTGCCCCGGTCCACCCAGCTCCCGCAAGACAATATGGCGGGCGTAACGTTCCAGTTCGGTTTCGGAGAATTTATCAGATTTTGCCTTGGCCGCAGGCGTTGCATCTGCCGCTGGCTGGGCACGACGGCGCAGCGACCTGAGGCCCTGCCGATAGACCAGCACCAACACCACAGCACCGGCCAGCATCAGCCAGGGCGCAACAGACCCGCCCGTGGCCTGACGCAGGTTGGCCCCCTCTGGCAGGGTCAGATGGATCGCCAGCAGCGCCAGATAGAGAACGGCCAGCAGCACGCGCCGCAGCCGACGGTCAAAGCCGACAAAACCGCCGCCCCACCAGATCACGGCTGCTAGAAAGACCACCGCAATCATCAGCTTTGCCCCGTCGAGCCGAAGCCACCAGTGCCACGCGCGCTGTCGGACAGCGCATCGACACGCCGGAACCTGGCCTGCACCACCGGGGCCACAACCATCTGGGCAATACGGTCACCATGCGCGATGGTATAGGGCGCATCGCCTGCGTTCATCATAATCACCCCCAAAGGGCCGCGATAATCGCTGTCGATCGTGCCGGGCGCATTGGGCAATGTGATGCCATGTTTCAGCGCCAGGCCCGAGCGGGGGCGGATCTGCACCTCGTAACCCTGTGGGATCTCCAACCGCAGCCCTGTCGCCACCAGCACCCGCGCCCCCGGCTGCAAGGTGAGACTGCCGCGATCTGGCAGGTTGGCGCGCAAATCCGCGCCTGCGGCCTCAGCAGTCTGGTAGGCGGGCAATGGGACATCATGATCGGCGCCATCGTCATATATCACTTGAATATCAACCATCTGCACGTGACCCCTTGGTCCTTGTCATTGTTTTCTCCGATGCCTTTGTCTAGTCAGTCAAGGCTGCCGCAATACGGTCGGCCAATTGGCGGGCCACAGTATCCTTCCCCATGCGGGGCCAGCTCTCTGCGCCTTGATCGGAGATCAGCACAACCGCGTTTTCGCTGCCCCCCATGATACCCGTCGCCGGGGAGACATCATTGGCCACGATCCAGTCACAGCCCTTGCGCAGCCGCTTGGCGGTCGCGTTTTCCACCACATCATTGGTTTCTGCCGCAAACCCCACAACAAGTCTCGGCCGCCCCTCATCCAGATGCGACACGGTTTTGAGGATGTCCGAATTTTCGGCAAATTCCATCTCCGGCAGGCCATCCTTCGATTTCTTCAGCTTGCGATCAGAGGCGCTGGTGACCCGCCAATCGGCCACAGCAGCGGCAAAGACTCCGGCATCCGCAGGCAGGGCGGCGTTCACCGCGTCGGCCATCTCCTGCGCGGTCTCCACTGCCACCACCTCAACCCCGTCGGGCGGCGCGACGCTGGCAGGGCCTGTGATGAAGACCACCTCAGCGCCCAGATCGCGCAGAGCACGGGCCAGCGCTGTGCCCTGCGCCCCGGACGAACGGTTGGCGATGTAGCGCACCGGGTCGATGGGCTCATGTGTCGGACCAGAGGTCACAACGATGCGGCGACCGGACAGCGGACCAACCGTCAGACGCGCCGTGATAGCGGCCACAATCGCCACAGGCTCTGCCAGGCGACCGGGGCCAAACTCGCCACAGGCCATGCCGCCCTCATCGGGGCCGACGCATGTGATGCCATCCTCCAGCAGTATCTCAAGATTGCGCTGGGTCGCGGGGTGCTGCCACATACGCACGTTCATCGCAGGCGCCAGCAAAACTGGCGTATCGGTTGCCAGCAGCAGGGTTGAGGCCAGATCATTGGCGTGACCATTGGCCATCTTGGCCATCAGGTCTGCGGTCGCCGGGGCAACCACCAAGAGATCGGCGCTGCGGGACAGCTGGATATGGCCCATTTCAGCCTCAGCTGTCAGATCAAACAGATCCCGATGCACCGCCTGCCCGGCCAGCGCCGAGACTGACAAAGGGGTCACAAATTCCTCGCCAGCCTTGGTCAGTACCGGCACCACTTCGGCGCCCTGATCCTGTAGACGGCGGATCAGCTCCAGCGATTTATAGGCGGCAATCCCGCCGCCGATGATAAGGAGAATACGTTTGTTCGCCAGCATTTGCCCATCCTTGCCGCAGGTCCCGGAAAACTCTACTGCGCCACGCCGCCAGTGTGAAACGGTTTTCGGCGTCCCGTTGTCTGCCGCCGGAACACGGTTGCTATTGGAACGTCAGACAGGGATCCGGGCGGCTGATGGCAACCGTGTCCAGAACCACATTGAACTCACCCGCGATCTGGCTGTCTTCGGACTGGCCAAGGGCCGCAATACGCAGATCAGGACGCACCTGGCGCAGCGCCACCGGAGCGCCACGATCCAGCCGTGCGTGCCCATTGCCTGTGATGACAACAACAGGACCCTTGGATCTGTCATAATCTGGCTGCTGCAGTGCAATCACAACGGCCCGAGCCAGCGCCGCGTCCCGCAGTCGCTGCAAATTGACCAGCACCGGCAGCATTTCAGGTGGCATGGCGTTGCAATGATTGGCCAGCTGATCCGCCTCCCGCTGGGATTGCTGCGCCTCTGGCAGCGGATCCGTCAGGCCATATTGCGCCGCGTCCGGGCCGAAAAAGGCAGCCACCCCAATCTCCATCGCGCGGCGGGTGTCCGCGCGGGGCACCAAGGCCCCGACGTGCGCGGCCCCGTGGCCCGCCGCAAAAACCGGCTGGTAGAGTGCGAAATCCGGCCAGCCGGACTGCGCCCAGTCCAGCGCCTCCGCCAATGCAGGACCATCCCGCAACAGATCCGGGGTCAGTCCGGCAGCCTGCGCCGGGGTGATCATTTCCCAAACTACGGCAGCCGGCGCTAGCGCGGCGATCAACTCCGCCTGAACCTGATGATGGGCCGGATTGTCATGCGCCTCTCCCAGAAACACCACATCCGCGTCCGTGAGCCGTGGCACCAAGTCTAAAACGGAGGTCGCTGCCGTCGCTGTCTGGGCGGTCTGGCTGACCGGTTGATCTGCGCGGGCGGTACCGATGATTGCGGCGGCAGAGACAAGGCCGACGAGGGCCGTGAGGCGTAGCGCCGCCGCGCAGATGAAAAAGGCGCGTCCGGTATTGGGCGCGCCTTTGCTGATAAAATTACTATGGTTTGTCATAAGAGAAAGTTTTGAACTTCCCGTGAGCATGTTTCAAGCGATTTGCGCATTTTCTGAAACGCCCCGGCCTCAAGCTGGCGCACCCGCTCCTTGGACAAATCCAGCTCATTGCCAAGGCTTTCCAATGTGCGTGGTTTTTCCCGTAGCTTGCGTTCGGTGATGATAAAACGCTCACGCTCGTTCAGGGCCTGCATCGCCTCGACCAGCCAATCCCGCAGTTGCCGAGTGTCGTGGCTTTCCTCGACCAATTCAGCAGCCTGTGCGCTGTCATCTTCCAACGCTTCAATCCACTCCCGCCCCTCGTCTTCGGAAGATTGCACGGCATTCAGCGAGAAATCCGACCCGGCCAATCGCCCATCCATCATCTGCACATCCCGCAGCGGTACCCCGATTTCGGTGGCGATCTGCTGATGCAGCTGATGCTTGTCCAGCCGCGCACCGTCAGATTGTGCCTGGCGCTCCAGCTGCGCCTGCACCCGACGCATATTAAAGAACAAAGATTTCTGAGAGGAGGTCGATCCGGTCCGCACCATCGACCAATTGCGCATCACATAATCCTGAATGGAGGCTTTGATCCACCAAACCGCGTAGGTGGAAAAGCGCACCCCCCGGTCCGGATCGAATTTATCAGCAGCCTTCATCAGGCCCAAACCGGCCTCCTGGATGAGATCATTCATCGGCGCACCATAGCGCCGGAACTTTGACGCCATAGAGATCGCAAGGCGCATATAGGCGTTGATCAACCGGTGCAGCGCCTGCACGTCACGTTCATCCCGCCAGGCATAAGCCAGTTGCAGCTCCGTCTCTGCATCCAGTAATTCCGCCTTCATTGCCCGCTTGGGCAACGGGTTTTCGATCATGGTATCAAGTGCCATTTTTCTTCCCCGTAGATGATTTTAATCTATTTACGCGCTGCATGCGCGTTTGGATCATTCCGCCGTGGCAAAAATCCCAAATTATTGTATTCGGGACTATTGGGGGCCAGCCTGTCTGGTAAGAACGTGCGCCAAAATATGGCTGTGACCGGCTTATCGGGGTGCCATCAGGTCTTTGAAATTGGCGCAACCGCGTGGCGGTTGACGCGCTCTTAACGTGAACACATCTTGTGTTGCGCTGCACCCGTGGCTACCCACATACGCAACCGTCGATAGGATCAGGATAATAAAAGTGCCGTCTAAAGTCACATTCATTCTGGGCGGTGCCGCGTCGGGCAAATCGGCCTATGCCGAGAAACTCTGCGTAAACTCTCGTAAAGACAGAATATATCTGGCCACTTCACAAGTGTTTGATACCGAGATGCGCGCCAAGATTGACCGCCACCTGGTCCAGCGTGGCCCCGGTTGGACCACATATGAGGCCCCGATGGAGCTCGCGTCAGTGCTCGACTCGCTGAACGAGACCCAAATCTGTCTCCTGGACTGCGCAACCATGTGGCTCAGCAATCAGATGCTGGCCGAGGCCGATCTTAACACCGCACAGGACGTGCTGTTGGCGGCGCTGGAGCGTTGCACGGCTGACGTGGTCGTCGTGTCCAACGAGGTTGGTCATGGCATCGTGCCGGACAATGCGCTGGCGCGCCAATTTCGAGAGGCGCAGGGGCGATTGAACATCGCCCTGGCACAGATCGCCCCCACAGTGATCCAGGTGACCGCAGGGCTGCCGCGCGCGCTGAAAGGACAGCTATGACCGCAGATGCAATCACCCGCCTGTTTCTGGTCCGCCACGGTCCGACCCATGCCAAATCAATGGTGGGCTGGTCTGATCTGCCCGCAGATCTGTCCGACACCGCCGCGCTGGACCGGCTGCATGGATATCTGCCCCCTGAGGCGCTGGTGGTGTCATCAGATCTCAGCCGGGCACGTGACACTGCCACAGCCATTGGCCGCGATCGGCAGCGGCTTAAGGACCATCCTGACCTGCGCGAGATCCATTTTGGCGCTTGGGAGTTGCGCAGCTGGAGCGAGATCGACGCCGAAGACCCCGACCGCATCCGCGCCTATTGGGAAACCCCCGGCGATGTGACCCCGCCCGGCGGCGAAAGCTGGAACCAGGTCTGCGCGCGGGTAAATGGCGCCATCAATGGGCTGATCGACACCCATCGCGGGCGCAATCTGATTGTGGTGGGCCATTTTGGCCAGATCCTGACACAGATCCAGCGGGCCGAGCGGCTGACTGCTGAGGAGGCCTTCTCGCACCGGATCGACAATCTGTCGGTCACGGAACTCACCCATCAGGGGACTGATTGGGAACAGGGGTGGGGCTGCGGTAAAATCAATCACATTTCGTGATTTATTACCTCACAAATATTACCTTTGGGAATGACCCGTGACGCGCTAGCCTCGCGTCATGACATATCAACTCTATATCGGTGATCGCAAGTATTCCAGCTGGTCGTTGCGCGGCTGGCTGATGCTGGAAAAATTCAACCTGCCCCATGAGGTCTCCTTGATTGAGATGTTTTCGGGCACCATGAAGGACAGAATGGCGGCGCTGGCGCCTGCGCGGCTGCTGCCCACGCTGCAACTCCCCGATGGGACAGTGATTGGCGAGACCGTCGCCATTGCGGAGACACTGGCAGAGCGCCACCCCGAGGCAGGCATGTGGCCCGAGGATTCGCGCCAGCGCGCTACCGCGCGGTGGTTGATGGCCGAGATGGCGTCAGGCTTTGGCGCCTTGCGCAGTGCTTGCCCAATGCAATTGGCGCATATCTATCAAGGGTTTGAACCATCAAACGCTGTTCTGGCAGATCTGAAGCGGATTGAAACGCTGTTTGCCCACGCACGCGATGTGTCCGGCAGCAAGGATGGCTGGCTCTTTGGCAGCTATTCCATTGCGGATGCGTTCTATGCGCCGGTTGCCGCGCGCATTGTCGGGTTTGACCTGCCGATATCGGACGAGATGCGCGCCTATTGCCATTTGACGCTGTCCGATCCGGTGCTACGCCGCTGGCAGGCGCAGATCGACGAAGTCGCCTATGCAGCGGATCCCTATCCCATCGACCTGCCACACAAGCCTTGGCAACTGGCCTGAGCGAATCCGGTGAATGCCTCGGGCTTTAGGTGAATAAAACGTAAAAACCCGTGGCCGTTAACGACTCCGAAACCACGTTCACCAAGCATCTCTCCCCACCCATAGCGGAAAGGGGAGAGATGATTTCGCGCGCGTATACCGTTGCCTTTCAAGGCATTGAGGCCCGCCCGGTTGAGGTGCAATGCGCTGTCGCACCCGGCTTGCCTGCCTTTTCCATCGTAGGTCTACCGGACAAGGCAGTCAGCGAGGCGCGTGAACGGGTGCGCTCCGCCCTTGCGATCATGTCGATCGCCCTGCCCTCGCGCCGGATCACGGTCAACCTGTCGCCTGCGGATCTGCCCAAGGAGGGTAGCCATTTTGACCTGCCCATTGCGCTGGCGCTGCTGGCAGCGATTGAGATTATTCCGGCAGAAGCAGCATCAGAGACCATTGCCCTTGGCGAACTGTCCCTTGACGGCAGCCTTGTGCCGGTGGTGGGCGCCCTGCCCGCAGCCATGGCCGCTGCCAGCGAGGGGCGGAGGCTGCTCTGCCCCAGAGCCTCGGGCGCCGAGGCCGCCTGGGTCAGTGATGCAACCGTGATTGGCGCCAGCGGGCTGTCAGACGTCGTGCGGCATTTCACGGGGCAAATGGTGATCACGCCTGCCGAACCCGGTGAGGTCATCGACATCCCCGCTACAAAGGACTTGCGCGATGTGAAAGGACAGGAGCGGGCCAAACGCGCGCTTGAGATTGCTGCCGCCGGGCGACACCATCTGTTTATGGTGGGGGCACCGGGATCGGGCAAATCCATGCTGGCTGCGCGACTGCCGTCGATTCTGCCGGTTCTAACGCCAGCCGAGGCGCTGGAAACCTCAATGATCCAGTCCCTGTGCGGATTGATCGACGAAGGGGGCATTTGTCGCAATCGGCCATACCGGGAACCCCATCACACCGCGTCGATGGCAGCCATCGTTGGCGGTGGCAGGCGAGCACAACCCGGCGAGATCAGCCTGGCCCATAACGGGGTCTTGTTTCTGGATGAGTTACCAGAGTTCAGCCGTGCTGTGCTGGAAACCCTGCGCCAACCGCTGGAAACCGGCCATGTGAATGTGGCGCGTGCAAATGCCCATGTCAGCTACCCCAGCCGTTTCATGCTGGTGGCCGCTGCCAACCCCTGCAAATGCGGTGCCTTGAGCGATCCCAGCCGCGCCTGTGCCCGCGCGCCGCAATGTTCGGCGGATTATCTGGGACGCATTTCCGGCCCGTTGATCGACCGGTTTGATCTGCGAGTCGATGTGCCGCCTGTTGGGTTCGCCGATCTGGATCTGCCCAGTGCGGGCGAAACATCTGATCAGATCGCCCTAAGGGTGGCCATCGCCCGCGAGGTTCAGGCCAGCCGCTACCGTGATCATCCGGGGCTGCGCCAGAACGCTGATGCCGAGGGGCAGCTGCTGGAAGATATAGCGCCCCCCGATACCGAGAGCCGCACGCTGTTGTTACAAGCGGCAGAGCGGTTTGGACTGACCGCGCGCGGCTATCACCGAGTATTGCGTGTGGCCCGCACCATTGCGGACCTAGAGGGGGCGGAAGAGGTCCGCCGCCCCCATTTTGCAGAGGCGCTCAGCTTTCGTATTGCCGCCTGAGCGGGTTTTCTCAGCTGATAGCTCAGAGCTTGGATTCGATCGCCTGCCAGATCTTTTCGGCGATATTCACCCCATCAAAGCGCTCCAGCTCCTGAATGCCGGTGGGTGAGGTCACGTTGATCTCGGTCAGGTAGTCGCCGATCACATCGATCCCGACGAAGACCTGGCCCTTTTCACGCAGCAAGGGCCCGATGGCGCCGCAAATCTCGCGATCCCGGTCGCTAAGGCTGATTTTCTCGGGTCGGCCACCGACGTGCATGTTGGAGCGGGTTTCGCCCGCTGCTGGCACGCGGTTGATCGCGCCGACCGGCTCGCCATCGACCAGGATCACCCGTTTGTCACCATTCGACACGTCAGGCAGAAATTTCTGCACGATCAGCGGCTCGCGGCTGAAACCGGTGAACAGCTCATGCAGCGAGGTCAAGTTCCGGT
This window encodes:
- a CDS encoding HesA/MoeB/ThiF family protein, which produces MIAVVFLAAVIWWGGGFVGFDRRLRRVLLAVLYLALLAIHLTLPEGANLRQATGGSVAPWLMLAGAVVLVLVYRQGLRSLRRRAQPAADATPAAKAKSDKFSETELERYARHIVLRELGGPGQKKLRRARVLVIGAGGLGAPALQYLAAAGVGTIGVIDDDAVENANLQRQVIHRDDDIGRPKVFSAKSAMEAQNPYVTVRPYHRRLTDDIAADLFAEYDLILDGSDNFDTRYLANRIAVALGKPLISGALSQWEGQISLFHPAVDGPCYQCIFPEVPAPGLAPSCSEAGVVGPLPGVIGAMMALEAVKEISGAGAVLRGEMLIYDGLYSDSRKISLRAQPDCPVCAGGAAVTQPKKVG
- the dut gene encoding dUTP diphosphatase — encoded protein: MVDIQVIYDDGADHDVPLPAYQTAEAAGADLRANLPDRGSLTLQPGARVLVATGLRLEIPQGYEVQIRPRSGLALKHGITLPNAPGTIDSDYRGPLGVIMMNAGDAPYTIAHGDRIAQMVVAPVVQARFRRVDALSDSARGTGGFGSTGQS
- the coaBC gene encoding bifunctional phosphopantothenoylcysteine decarboxylase/phosphopantothenate--cysteine ligase CoaBC — translated: MLANKRILLIIGGGIAAYKSLELIRRLQDQGAEVVPVLTKAGEEFVTPLSVSALAGQAVHRDLFDLTAEAEMGHIQLSRSADLLVVAPATADLMAKMANGHANDLASTLLLATDTPVLLAPAMNVRMWQHPATQRNLEILLEDGITCVGPDEGGMACGEFGPGRLAEPVAIVAAITARLTVGPLSGRRIVVTSGPTHEPIDPVRYIANRSSGAQGTALARALRDLGAEVVFITGPASVAPPDGVEVVAVETAQEMADAVNAALPADAGVFAAAVADWRVTSASDRKLKKSKDGLPEMEFAENSDILKTVSHLDEGRPRLVVGFAAETNDVVENATAKRLRKGCDWIVANDVSPATGIMGGSENAVVLISDQGAESWPRMGKDTVARQLADRIAAALTD
- a CDS encoding ChaN family lipoprotein, whose product is MTNHSNFISKGAPNTGRAFFICAAALRLTALVGLVSAAAIIGTARADQPVSQTAQTATAATSVLDLVPRLTDADVVFLGEAHDNPAHHQVQAELIAALAPAAVVWEMITPAQAAGLTPDLLRDGPALAEALDWAQSGWPDFALYQPVFAAGHGAAHVGALVPRADTRRAMEIGVAAFFGPDAAQYGLTDPLPEAQQSQREADQLANHCNAMPPEMLPVLVNLQRLRDAALARAVVIALQQPDYDRSKGPVVVITGNGHARLDRGAPVALRQVRPDLRIAALGQSEDSQIAGEFNVVLDTVAISRPDPCLTFQ
- a CDS encoding RNA polymerase factor sigma-32; translated protein: MALDTMIENPLPKRAMKAELLDAETELQLAYAWRDERDVQALHRLINAYMRLAISMASKFRRYGAPMNDLIQEAGLGLMKAADKFDPDRGVRFSTYAVWWIKASIQDYVMRNWSMVRTGSTSSQKSLFFNMRRVQAQLERQAQSDGARLDKHQLHQQIATEIGVPLRDVQMMDGRLAGSDFSLNAVQSSEDEGREWIEALEDDSAQAAELVEESHDTRQLRDWLVEAMQALNERERFIITERKLREKPRTLESLGNELDLSKERVRQLEAGAFQKMRKSLETCSREVQNFLL
- the cobU gene encoding bifunctional adenosylcobinamide kinase/adenosylcobinamide-phosphate guanylyltransferase; its protein translation is MPSKVTFILGGAASGKSAYAEKLCVNSRKDRIYLATSQVFDTEMRAKIDRHLVQRGPGWTTYEAPMELASVLDSLNETQICLLDCATMWLSNQMLAEADLNTAQDVLLAALERCTADVVVVSNEVGHGIVPDNALARQFREAQGRLNIALAQIAPTVIQVTAGLPRALKGQL
- a CDS encoding histidine phosphatase family protein produces the protein MTADAITRLFLVRHGPTHAKSMVGWSDLPADLSDTAALDRLHGYLPPEALVVSSDLSRARDTATAIGRDRQRLKDHPDLREIHFGAWELRSWSEIDAEDPDRIRAYWETPGDVTPPGGESWNQVCARVNGAINGLIDTHRGRNLIVVGHFGQILTQIQRAERLTAEEAFSHRIDNLSVTELTHQGTDWEQGWGCGKINHIS
- a CDS encoding glutathione S-transferase, encoding MTYQLYIGDRKYSSWSLRGWLMLEKFNLPHEVSLIEMFSGTMKDRMAALAPARLLPTLQLPDGTVIGETVAIAETLAERHPEAGMWPEDSRQRATARWLMAEMASGFGALRSACPMQLAHIYQGFEPSNAVLADLKRIETLFAHARDVSGSKDGWLFGSYSIADAFYAPVAARIVGFDLPISDEMRAYCHLTLSDPVLRRWQAQIDEVAYAADPYPIDLPHKPWQLA
- a CDS encoding YifB family Mg chelatase-like AAA ATPase, with amino-acid sequence MISRAYTVAFQGIEARPVEVQCAVAPGLPAFSIVGLPDKAVSEARERVRSALAIMSIALPSRRITVNLSPADLPKEGSHFDLPIALALLAAIEIIPAEAASETIALGELSLDGSLVPVVGALPAAMAAASEGRRLLCPRASGAEAAWVSDATVIGASGLSDVVRHFTGQMVITPAEPGEVIDIPATKDLRDVKGQERAKRALEIAAAGRHHLFMVGAPGSGKSMLAARLPSILPVLTPAEALETSMIQSLCGLIDEGGICRNRPYREPHHTASMAAIVGGGRRAQPGEISLAHNGVLFLDELPEFSRAVLETLRQPLETGHVNVARANAHVSYPSRFMLVAAANPCKCGALSDPSRACARAPQCSADYLGRISGPLIDRFDLRVDVPPVGFADLDLPSAGETSDQIALRVAIAREVQASRYRDHPGLRQNADAEGQLLEDIAPPDTESRTLLLQAAERFGLTARGYHRVLRVARTIADLEGAEEVRRPHFAEALSFRIAA